Genomic window (Chloroflexota bacterium):
CCGTCAAACGCGCCCGCCATGACCAGCGAATCCACCGCCTGCGGCTTCAAGCCCGTGCGCCGCACGAGGTCGCCCGCGCCGATGTATGCGCCGCCGTGTTGCCGCTCCCGCAGGATGGTCTCTGCGCCGGACTTTCCTACATCCCTGATGAAGCGCAGTCCCAACAGCACAGACTTGCCCTGCGGAACGCACTTCTCGTCGGAGAGATTGATGCACGGGTTCAGGAAGGGCACGCCGAAGCGCCGGGCGTCTTGCTTCAGCGTCTCCACCGGGTAGAAGCCCATCGGCTGGTTGTTCATCAGTGCCGTGAAGAATTCGGTCGGATGGTATCGCTTGAGCCACGCCGCCTGGTACGCGGTGATGCAGAACGCATGCGAGTGGGACTCCGGGAACATGTAATGTCCATTAACCTTGTTGAATATCTTCCTCGCTATTTCTTCCGAAACACCGTTGGCTTGCGCTCCGGCCAGAAAACGCTCCCAGTGCTTCGCTATCAGGTGCTCGTTGTTGGGTCTTGCGAATGCACGGCGCACCTCATCCGCCTGCGTCGCGCTCATTTCGCCCACATCCATGACGAGCTGCACCACCTGCTCCTGCCACACTATAATGCCCCAGCCGCGTTCCAAGGCGCGCTCTTCCAACGGGTGGTCGTAGTCCCACTCTACGCCGTGGCGGTAGCGATCTATGAACTGCGATACCGCGCTGCCCTGCATGCCCACGCCCGGTCGTATGAGCGCCACCTGATACGCAAGGTCGCGCAGGTTGCGAGAGCGCAGGCGCTGCGCTATCTTGAGCTGCGCCGGAGATTGCAGCAGGAACACCCCCTTCGAGTTGCCCATGTTTATCATGTCGTACACCGCATCGTCCCCGGGACTTATCCTGCTCAGGTCCGGACGCTCGTCCGTGCGATCCTCAGTGAGAATCGAGCGCTTCCTCTATCTGGTCCAATACGGGCAAGGACAGAATGTCTATCTTGGCGAAGCCGGCGTCCTGCACGCTGTCTTTGTTCCAGTCCATTATGTAGCGCCCGTCCATCGCTCCGGCTCTCACCGGCACGGTCTCCGGGATGGGCGAGCTGCTCAGTATCATTCCGCCCACATGCTGCCCCAGCGAGCGGGGCGCGCCCATAAGCTGCGGCGCGAGTTCCACAAGCGTACTCCAGCCCGGCGCATCCACCCTGTCCCTGAATCCGGGCATCTGGCGCATCTCTTCGCCCATCGTCTTCGCGTCGCCCGATAGTCCCTGCTTGGACAGCAGCTTGAGCTGCTCTCGCGGCAGCCCCAGTGCATTGCCCATGTCCTGTATGACGCCCTTCAGCCTGTATGTGCCGATTGCGCCCGCCAGCACCGCGTGTTCCGATCCGAAACGCTGGTGGACGCGCTCAATCAGTGCGTCCCGGATGCTCCTGGGGAAATCGAGGTCTATGTCGGGCAGTGTTCCCACTTCCTCGGAGATGAAGCGCTCAAGGCTGAGGTCACACGCGAGCGGATCGATGTGGCTGATGCCTATGAGGTAGCCCACAAGCAGCGCGACGGACGAGCCGCGTCCCCTGCCCGGCGGCCTGGCTTCAAGCGGCACCTCGGGACTCACAAGCCCGCGCTCCAACATAATCTCCCGCGCTATCAGCGCAATCTCCCTGTACAGCAGCAGAAAGCCCGCCATGCCGTGAAGCTCTATGAGCCTGAATTCTTCGCGCAGGCGTTGCTCCACTTCTTCTGTTACTGAGCCATAGCGCCGAGCGGCGGCTTCGTAGCACAGCCTCTCAAGGTAGGACTGGGGCGTGTATCCATCCGGAACATCGGCATCCGGCAGGCAGTATCCCAGATCGGTGTCGAGGTTGAAGTCGCAGCTCTCAGAGATTCGCAGGATGTTGTCGAGCGCCTCTGGACAGTGGCGGAATAGGCGCCTCATCCGTTCCGCCGACTTCAGGCAGGACTGGTCATTAGGCCTGATGTAACGCAGCGCGCGGTCTGTTGTCGTGTTGTGGGCGGCTGCGACAAGGGCATGCTGAAGCCTGCAACGCTCTGGCGTGTGGTAGAGCGCGTCATTCGTTGCGACCACGGAAACGCCGCAGTCGTGGGCGAGATTTATCAGCCGCCTGTTTCTCTTGGTATCTCCATACAGAAAATTCTGCTGGAGTTCTATGTACACGCCGTCGGGTCCGTACCATTCCATGTACTGCCGCGTTTGCTCCAGCGCTTGAAACTGCCGTCTCCGCTGCACAAGGTTGGACAGGAGACTGTCGCGCCCGCCTGCGAGCAGCACCGTTCCCTCGGTGTGCGCGGGCAGGTACGCAGGGTCAAGGCGCGGCTCGCGGCGGTCGTGCCCGTTCGCCAGCGTGAGCAGCCGTGATATGTTGCCGTAGCCCTCGCGAGTGCGAGCAAGCAGTGTTAGCCGGCTGCCGTCCGTCAACGTGAGTTCACATCCGTTGACGGGCTTTATGCCCAGGCTATTGGCGAGACGGGCGAACTCCAGCGCACCGCACAAATTGGTGTCCGTCAGGGCGAGCGCCGGGTAGCCGTACTCCGATGCCTGCGCGAGCAGCTCATGGACATGGGACGCGCCCTGTCCGAAAGAGTAGAAACTCTTGCAGTGAAGCTCTGCGTATTTTGCCTGCTTGGATGACATCATTTCCTGTGTATGATTTAAGAACACGCTCGTCCTGAGCTTGTCGAAGTGCCTGCTCCCATACAGACAGAGGGCAAATTTCGCAAGCGCGAGATTCCTCTTCCAGCAGACTGAGCTGTCTGCCGGACTCTGCGCTGATGTCTCCCACGGTCGGCGTCAGGTCTTCCATGGGAGCGTCTGGTCTGGCGGTTGTGCCTCAACCCGGTCTCTGACCTGA
Coding sequences:
- a CDS encoding DNA polymerase III subunit alpha; this translates as MMSSKQAKYAELHCKSFYSFGQGASHVHELLAQASEYGYPALALTDTNLCGALEFARLANSLGIKPVNGCELTLTDGSRLTLLARTREGYGNISRLLTLANGHDRREPRLDPAYLPAHTEGTVLLAGGRDSLLSNLVQRRRQFQALEQTRQYMEWYGPDGVYIELQQNFLYGDTKRNRRLINLAHDCGVSVVATNDALYHTPERCRLQHALVAAAHNTTTDRALRYIRPNDQSCLKSAERMRRLFRHCPEALDNILRISESCDFNLDTDLGYCLPDADVPDGYTPQSYLERLCYEAAARRYGSVTEEVEQRLREEFRLIELHGMAGFLLLYREIALIAREIMLERGLVSPEVPLEARPPGRGRGSSVALLVGYLIGISHIDPLACDLSLERFISEEVGTLPDIDLDFPRSIRDALIERVHQRFGSEHAVLAGAIGTYRLKGVIQDMGNALGLPREQLKLLSKQGLSGDAKTMGEEMRQMPGFRDRVDAPGWSTLVELAPQLMGAPRSLGQHVGGMILSSSPIPETVPVRAGAMDGRYIMDWNKDSVQDAGFAKIDILSLPVLDQIEEALDSH